Proteins from one Deltaproteobacteria bacterium genomic window:
- a CDS encoding cysteine--tRNA ligase yields the protein MTRCVCQRAAVAKVRPRFRGPDKFGNTPYLVSNRGACVPPVNPEQIQLFNTLTRSVATFEPLKAGQVGLYSCGPTVYSYAHIGNMRSYIFADVLRRTLEYFGYQVNHVMNITDVGHLTDDADAGEDKLELGSRREGIDAWAVARKYTDAFFAHAAMLGIKHPTVVCKATDHIAEQISMIKALEERGYTYRTEDGVYFDTNKFPTYADFGRLDVEGLQSGHRVDSRDKRNKTDFALWKFSKPEDHRCMEWDAPWGRGFPGWHIECSAMSMKFLGSQFDIHTGGVDHIPIHHTNEIAQSEAATGKAPFVKFWMHGEFLVIDDAAKMSKSSGQVLTVQALADAGYYPLAFRLLALQCHYRKQLKFSYESLAGAQRGYERLSHLALRCLADAGGKVPAATLSPTAAKYRQQFRAALAQDLNMPQAVATLYSLLEDAALTAAERVALVAEMDQVLGLDVFTPMPAVGAIPPELTQMLDERNSARAAKNWARADELRREIDTRGYEICDSPQGSYLKKRL from the coding sequence ATGACTCGGTGCGTATGCCAGCGAGCAGCAGTAGCAAAGGTGCGGCCAAGGTTTCGCGGACCTGATAAATTTGGTAATACACCATATCTAGTCAGTAACCGAGGAGCGTGCGTGCCACCAGTTAATCCTGAGCAGATTCAGCTATTCAACACCCTGACGCGGTCCGTTGCCACCTTTGAGCCACTGAAGGCTGGGCAGGTTGGACTCTATAGCTGTGGACCAACGGTCTATTCGTACGCCCACATTGGCAACATGCGCAGCTATATTTTTGCCGATGTGTTGCGCCGCACCTTAGAGTACTTCGGTTACCAAGTTAATCACGTGATGAACATTACCGACGTCGGTCACCTGACAGACGATGCCGATGCGGGCGAGGATAAACTCGAGCTTGGTTCGCGGCGCGAGGGCATCGATGCTTGGGCCGTTGCGCGCAAGTATACGGACGCCTTTTTTGCCCATGCCGCGATGCTTGGTATCAAGCATCCCACGGTGGTGTGCAAGGCTACAGACCACATTGCGGAACAAATTAGCATGATCAAGGCTCTGGAGGAGAGGGGATACACCTATCGAACGGAGGACGGTGTTTACTTCGATACCAACAAATTCCCTACCTATGCTGATTTTGGCCGGCTTGATGTCGAAGGTCTACAGTCCGGACATCGCGTGGACTCGAGAGACAAGCGCAATAAGACGGACTTTGCGTTGTGGAAGTTTTCCAAGCCGGAGGATCACCGCTGCATGGAGTGGGATGCGCCCTGGGGGCGTGGCTTCCCAGGTTGGCATATCGAATGTAGTGCTATGTCGATGAAGTTCCTTGGCAGCCAATTCGACATCCATACCGGGGGTGTCGATCACATTCCGATTCACCACACCAATGAGATCGCGCAGAGTGAGGCAGCGACGGGTAAGGCCCCTTTCGTAAAGTTTTGGATGCACGGCGAATTTCTCGTCATCGACGACGCCGCAAAAATGAGTAAATCAAGTGGTCAAGTGCTGACGGTGCAGGCCTTAGCCGATGCCGGATATTACCCATTGGCGTTTCGTTTATTGGCATTGCAGTGTCACTACCGTAAGCAGCTTAAGTTTAGTTATGAAAGTTTGGCAGGTGCGCAGCGCGGCTACGAGCGTCTATCGCATTTGGCTCTGCGTTGCCTCGCTGACGCTGGGGGCAAAGTCCCCGCGGCCACGCTATCGCCGACGGCCGCAAAATACCGCCAGCAGTTTCGCGCAGCGTTGGCGCAGGATCTTAATATGCCGCAGGCGGTGGCGACTCTCTACAGTCTGCTCGAGGATGCGGCGCTCACGGCAGCAGAGCGCGTAGCCCTTGTCGCTGAAATGGACCAAGTGCTGGGACTGGACGTCTTCACACCGATGCCAGCGGTGGGCGCTATACCTCCAGAACTGACACAGATGTTGGATGAGCGTAACAGTGCTCGAGCTGCGAAAAATTGGGCACGAGCTGACGAGCTGCGGCGGGAGATCGATACGCGCGGGTATGAGATCTGCGATTCGCCCCAAGGTAGCTACCTGAAGAAACGGCTGTGA
- the greA gene encoding transcription elongation factor GreA: MATETVPFTREGFQKLKLELEQLKTVERPKIIREIADARSHGDLSENAEYHAAKEKQGFIEGRIADLDDKLSRAQVIEPNDGEPDQRVRFGSFVTVTDEDSGEDKTYRIVGDLEADLEHGMISMSSPLARALLGKRVGDLVEVRVPKGTVEYSVTEIRAR; encoded by the coding sequence ATGGCGACAGAGACAGTCCCTTTCACGCGTGAAGGGTTTCAAAAGTTAAAACTCGAGCTTGAACAGCTGAAGACGGTCGAGCGCCCGAAGATTATCAGGGAGATCGCCGATGCCCGGTCACACGGGGATCTGTCGGAAAACGCTGAGTACCATGCTGCTAAAGAGAAGCAGGGATTTATCGAGGGCAGGATTGCCGATCTGGATGATAAGCTATCGCGAGCTCAAGTGATCGAGCCGAACGATGGTGAGCCTGACCAGCGCGTGCGTTTTGGTTCGTTTGTCACCGTGACGGATGAGGATTCGGGCGAGGACAAGACCTACCGTATCGTTGGGGATCTTGAGGCTGATCTAGAGCACGGGATGATCTCAATGAGCTCGCCCTTGGCTCGGGCCCTGCTCGGTAAGAGGGTCGGTGACCTTGTGGAAGTCCGCGTGCCCAAGGGGACGGTGGAGTACAGCGTGACGGAAATTAGGGCGCGTTGA